The following are encoded together in the Anoplopoma fimbria isolate UVic2021 breed Golden Eagle Sablefish chromosome 13, Afim_UVic_2022, whole genome shotgun sequence genome:
- the morc2 gene encoding ATPase MORC2 isoform X2, translated as MAYSNYSNLSRAQLTFEYLHTNSTTHEFLFGALAELVDNSRDANATRIDIYTEKRPELRGGYTLCFLDDGIGMDPNEAMHVIQFGKSNKRSPESTQIGQYGNGLKSGSMRIGKDFILFTKKGNTLTCLFMSRTFHEEEGLDEVIVPLPSWDLTTKEPLTSDPEKYAIETELIFKYSPFKNEQQLMEQFNKIESNSGTLVIIYNLKLMDNREPELDVETDHQDILMAGTPIEGVKPEKRSFRAYAAVLYIDPRMRIFIQGHKVRTKRLSCCLYKPRVYKYTSTRFKTRAEQEVKKADHLAKIAEEKAREAESKQIALEARLGDDLSKDSRAILRKVQDSAMMLRRDCDMKKRILEAKQKALKEPKELNFIFGVNIGQRDLDGMFVYNCSRLIKMYEKTGPQLEGGMACGGVVGVVDVPYLILEPTHNKQDFADAKEYRHLQKSMGEHLAQYWKDSNIAQKGIVKFWDEFGYLSASWSAPPSSEPRYKRRRGMEIPLTIQCDKCLKWRTLPFQMDAVDKRYPDSWVCLMNPDSSQDRCDAPEQKQNLPCGVLKKDKQTAEDKQKELAEKIKQQQGKLEALQKTSTVKSAADVKKLPLDVSMKPTESSSQATRSSERSITRPRSPPLPAHLKNTPPSRAASQRPTRTPVPPPPPPKIEPSRSRGAAKPPPPPAKPVPKATAKTPPTSRSSRTPAKASPAKPAGQRKRIIDQGDSEDEEEEEEEEEEQEESEEESEEEEPQTKKSKMAAAAANRGKVIEKAIPAKRGKLDEASEKSPQEEPENDTKNAQKDKGLLVEVRVNKEWYTGKVIAVEANKQSVRWKVKFDYVPRSTPKDRWVFKGSEEVRLMRPPSPNSQTPDTQQETEKGPAPMEPDTTQPGTSREVTDSLVTMLRTMLRYFFPPAFRIPKDDVNSMTAEELVAFPLKEYFQQYESGLQSLCNSYQSRADARAKAVEDKSNSNEVKLKEADEKLQKLRTNIVALLQKVQEDIDINTDDELDAYIEDLLTKGD; from the exons ATGGCCTACTCCAACTACAGCAACTTGAGCAGGGCTCAACTTACCTTTGAGTACCTGCACACAAATTC GACAACACACGAGTTCTTATTTGGAGCCTTGGCGGAGCTTGTCGACAATTCAAG AGATGCCAATGCCACAAGAATAGACATCTACACAG AAAAAAGGCCAGAGCTGCGGGGCGGCTACACGCTCTGTTTTCTGGATGATGGTATTGGAATGGACCCTA ATGAAGCAATGCATGTGATTCAGTTTGGAAAGTCAAACAAACGGTCACCTGAGTCCACTCAGATTGGCCAGTATGGAAACGGACTGAAATC cGGCTCTATGCGTATCGGGAAAGACTTCATCTTGTTCACGAAAAAAGGCAACACGCTCACTTGTCTTTTCATGTCACGGACTTTCCATGAGGAGGAGGGACTGGATGAG GTGATTGTGCCTCTTCCCTCCTGGGATCTGACAACCAAGGAGccactgacctctgacccggAGAAGTACGCCATAGAGACAGAGCTGATCTTCAAATACtcaccttttaaaaatgaacagcaGCTGATGGAGCAGTTCAACAAAATAGAAAGTAACAGTG GCACTCTTGTGATCATCTATAATCTAAAGCTGATGGACAACAGAGAACCAGAGCTGGATGTAGAGACAGATCACCAGGACATACTGATGGCTGGGACACCCATTGAAGGAGT GAAGCCAGAGAAGAGGTCGTTCAGGGCGTACGCGGCTGTTTTGTACATTGACCCACGCATGAGGATTTTTATCCAGGGACATAAAGTCAGGACCAAGAGACTGTCCTGCTGTTTATATAAACCAAG GGTTTATAAATACACATCAACTCGTTTCAAAACTCGTGCTGAGCAAGAAGTGAAGAAAGCAGATCACCTTGCTAAGATTG CGGAAGAGAAAGCCAGAGAGGCGGAGAGTAAGCAAATAGCTTTGGAGGCCAGATTAGGAGATGACCTGTCAAAAGATTCACGG GCAATTCTGAGAAAGGTTCAAGATTCAGCCATGATGCTTCGACGGGATTGTGACATGAAGAAAAGGATTCTCGAAGCCAAACAGAA agcATTAAAGGAGCCAAAGGAGTTGAATTTTATATTCGGAGTGAACATAGGACAGAGGGACCTGGATGGGATGTTTGTGTACAACTGTTCTCGTCTCATCAAGATGTACGAGAAAACAGGGCCCCAGCTGGAGGGAGGCAT GGCCTGTGGAGGTGTGGTTGGAGTAGTGGATGTCCCATATTTAATATTAGAGCCCACTcacaacaaacaggactttgCAGATGCTAAGGAGTATCGACATTTACAGAAATCCATGGGGGAACATTTAGCTCAGTACTGGAAGGACTCTAACATTG ctcAGAAAGGCATAGTGAAGTTCTGGGATGAGTTTGGATATCTGTCTGCCAGCTGGTCTGCACCTCCGTCATCAGAGCCGAGATACAAGAGACGTCGTGGCATGGAGATACCACTTACTATTCAGTGTG ataaatgtttaaagtggAGAACGCTGCCATTCCAGATGGATGCAGTGGACAAACGCTACCCAGACAGTTGGGTGTGTCTCATGAACCCTGATAGCTCCCAGGACAG gtGTGACGCTCCGGAACAGAAACAAAATTTGCCATGTGGTGTTCTGAAGAAAGACAAGCAGACGgctgaagacaaacagaaggaaCTGGCAGAGAaaatcaaacagcagcaggggAAACTAGAGGCCTTGCAG AAAACTAGCACTGTGAAATCTGCAGCAGATGTGAAGAAGCTACCACTGGATGTCAGCATGAAACCAACAGAGAGCTCCTCTCAG GCAACTAGGTCTTCTGAAAGGTCCATCACACGCCCCCGCTCCCCACCGCTCCCAGCTCACCTTAAAAATACCCCTCCATCTCGTGCAGCTTCTCAGCGCCCCACCCGAACCCCTGTCCCTCCGCCACCACCACCCAAAATTGAACCATCCAGGTCCAGAGGTGCAGCAAAGCCTCCCCCACCTCCAGCAAAGCCTGTACCCAAAGCTACAGCCAAAACACCCCCAACCAGCCGCAGTTCACGG ACACCTGCCAAAGCATCACCGGCCAAACCAGCTGGACAACGCAAGAGAATTATAGACCAGGGGGACagcgaggacgaggaggaagaagaagaagaagaagaggagcaggaggagagtgaggaggagagtgaggaggaggaaccaCAGACAAAGAAATCCAAGATGGCCGCAGCAGCGGCTAACCGTGGGAAAGTGATAGAGAAGGCCATACCTGCCAAACGTGGCAAGTTGGACGAG gcATCTGAGAAGTCCCCTCAGGAGGAACCAGAGAACGACACTAAAAATGCTCAGAAAG ATAAGGGTCTGCTGGTTGAAGTACGTGTCAACAAGGAGTGGTACACAGGCAAAGTCATTGCTGTTGAGGCTAATAAACAGAGTGTTCGCTGGAAAGTGAAGTTTGACTATGTGCCTAGATCCACCCCTAAAGACAGATG gGTATTCAAGGGTAGTGAGGAAGTCCGGTTGATGCGGCCTCCATCTCCAAACTCTCAGACACCTGACACCCAACAGGAGACTGAGAAGGGGCCGGCACCCATGGAGCCCGACACTACTCAACCAGGAACCAGTCGAGAGGTGACCGACAGTCTCGTCACCATGTTGAG GACAATGTTGCGTTACTTTTTTCCTCCTGCTTTTCGGATCCCAAAGGACGATGTTAACAGCATGACGGCTGAAGAGTTGGTGGCCTTTCCTTTG AAAGAGTATTTCCAGCAGTATGAATCAGGACTCCAGTCTTTGTGTAACTCGTACCAGAGCAGAGCTGATGCTCGGGCCAAAGCTGTGGAAGACAAGAGC
- the morc2 gene encoding ATPase MORC2 isoform X1, which yields MAYSNYSNLSRAQLTFEYLHTNSTTHEFLFGALAELVDNSRDANATRIDIYTEKRPELRGGYTLCFLDDGIGMDPNEAMHVIQFGKSNKRSPESTQIGQYGNGLKSGSMRIGKDFILFTKKGNTLTCLFMSRTFHEEEGLDEVIVPLPSWDLTTKEPLTSDPEKYAIETELIFKYSPFKNEQQLMEQFNKIESNSGTLVIIYNLKLMDNREPELDVETDHQDILMAGTPIEGVKPEKRSFRAYAAVLYIDPRMRIFIQGHKVRTKRLSCCLYKPRVYKYTSTRFKTRAEQEVKKADHLAKIAEEKAREAESKQIALEARLGDDLSKDSRAILRKVQDSAMMLRRDCDMKKRILEAKQKALKEPKELNFIFGVNIGQRDLDGMFVYNCSRLIKMYEKTGPQLEGGMACGGVVGVVDVPYLILEPTHNKQDFADAKEYRHLQKSMGEHLAQYWKDSNIAQKGIVKFWDEFGYLSASWSAPPSSEPRYKRRRGMEIPLTIQCDKCLKWRTLPFQMDAVDKRYPDSWVCLMNPDSSQDRCDAPEQKQNLPCGVLKKDKQTAEDKQKELAEKIKQQQGKLEALQKTSTVKSAADVKKLPLDVSMKPTESSSQATRSSERSITRPRSPPLPAHLKNTPPSRAASQRPTRTPVPPPPPPKIEPSRSRGAAKPPPPPAKPVPKATAKTPPTSRSSRTPAKASPAKPAGQRKRIIDQGDSEDEEEEEEEEEEQEESEEESEEEEPQTKKSKMAAAAANRGKVIEKAIPAKRGKLDEVKTQKKGVSTPTRQTPTTPTSIHKPIPMQQHGDKAKASEKSPQEEPENDTKNAQKDKGLLVEVRVNKEWYTGKVIAVEANKQSVRWKVKFDYVPRSTPKDRWVFKGSEEVRLMRPPSPNSQTPDTQQETEKGPAPMEPDTTQPGTSREVTDSLVTMLRTMLRYFFPPAFRIPKDDVNSMTAEELVAFPLKEYFQQYESGLQSLCNSYQSRADARAKAVEDKSNSNEVKLKEADEKLQKLRTNIVALLQKVQEDIDINTDDELDAYIEDLLTKGD from the exons ATGGCCTACTCCAACTACAGCAACTTGAGCAGGGCTCAACTTACCTTTGAGTACCTGCACACAAATTC GACAACACACGAGTTCTTATTTGGAGCCTTGGCGGAGCTTGTCGACAATTCAAG AGATGCCAATGCCACAAGAATAGACATCTACACAG AAAAAAGGCCAGAGCTGCGGGGCGGCTACACGCTCTGTTTTCTGGATGATGGTATTGGAATGGACCCTA ATGAAGCAATGCATGTGATTCAGTTTGGAAAGTCAAACAAACGGTCACCTGAGTCCACTCAGATTGGCCAGTATGGAAACGGACTGAAATC cGGCTCTATGCGTATCGGGAAAGACTTCATCTTGTTCACGAAAAAAGGCAACACGCTCACTTGTCTTTTCATGTCACGGACTTTCCATGAGGAGGAGGGACTGGATGAG GTGATTGTGCCTCTTCCCTCCTGGGATCTGACAACCAAGGAGccactgacctctgacccggAGAAGTACGCCATAGAGACAGAGCTGATCTTCAAATACtcaccttttaaaaatgaacagcaGCTGATGGAGCAGTTCAACAAAATAGAAAGTAACAGTG GCACTCTTGTGATCATCTATAATCTAAAGCTGATGGACAACAGAGAACCAGAGCTGGATGTAGAGACAGATCACCAGGACATACTGATGGCTGGGACACCCATTGAAGGAGT GAAGCCAGAGAAGAGGTCGTTCAGGGCGTACGCGGCTGTTTTGTACATTGACCCACGCATGAGGATTTTTATCCAGGGACATAAAGTCAGGACCAAGAGACTGTCCTGCTGTTTATATAAACCAAG GGTTTATAAATACACATCAACTCGTTTCAAAACTCGTGCTGAGCAAGAAGTGAAGAAAGCAGATCACCTTGCTAAGATTG CGGAAGAGAAAGCCAGAGAGGCGGAGAGTAAGCAAATAGCTTTGGAGGCCAGATTAGGAGATGACCTGTCAAAAGATTCACGG GCAATTCTGAGAAAGGTTCAAGATTCAGCCATGATGCTTCGACGGGATTGTGACATGAAGAAAAGGATTCTCGAAGCCAAACAGAA agcATTAAAGGAGCCAAAGGAGTTGAATTTTATATTCGGAGTGAACATAGGACAGAGGGACCTGGATGGGATGTTTGTGTACAACTGTTCTCGTCTCATCAAGATGTACGAGAAAACAGGGCCCCAGCTGGAGGGAGGCAT GGCCTGTGGAGGTGTGGTTGGAGTAGTGGATGTCCCATATTTAATATTAGAGCCCACTcacaacaaacaggactttgCAGATGCTAAGGAGTATCGACATTTACAGAAATCCATGGGGGAACATTTAGCTCAGTACTGGAAGGACTCTAACATTG ctcAGAAAGGCATAGTGAAGTTCTGGGATGAGTTTGGATATCTGTCTGCCAGCTGGTCTGCACCTCCGTCATCAGAGCCGAGATACAAGAGACGTCGTGGCATGGAGATACCACTTACTATTCAGTGTG ataaatgtttaaagtggAGAACGCTGCCATTCCAGATGGATGCAGTGGACAAACGCTACCCAGACAGTTGGGTGTGTCTCATGAACCCTGATAGCTCCCAGGACAG gtGTGACGCTCCGGAACAGAAACAAAATTTGCCATGTGGTGTTCTGAAGAAAGACAAGCAGACGgctgaagacaaacagaaggaaCTGGCAGAGAaaatcaaacagcagcaggggAAACTAGAGGCCTTGCAG AAAACTAGCACTGTGAAATCTGCAGCAGATGTGAAGAAGCTACCACTGGATGTCAGCATGAAACCAACAGAGAGCTCCTCTCAG GCAACTAGGTCTTCTGAAAGGTCCATCACACGCCCCCGCTCCCCACCGCTCCCAGCTCACCTTAAAAATACCCCTCCATCTCGTGCAGCTTCTCAGCGCCCCACCCGAACCCCTGTCCCTCCGCCACCACCACCCAAAATTGAACCATCCAGGTCCAGAGGTGCAGCAAAGCCTCCCCCACCTCCAGCAAAGCCTGTACCCAAAGCTACAGCCAAAACACCCCCAACCAGCCGCAGTTCACGG ACACCTGCCAAAGCATCACCGGCCAAACCAGCTGGACAACGCAAGAGAATTATAGACCAGGGGGACagcgaggacgaggaggaagaagaagaagaagaagaggagcaggaggagagtgaggaggagagtgaggaggaggaaccaCAGACAAAGAAATCCAAGATGGCCGCAGCAGCGGCTAACCGTGGGAAAGTGATAGAGAAGGCCATACCTGCCAAACGTGGCAAGTTGGACGAG GTTAAGACCCAGAAGAAAGGGGTTTCTACTCCTACACGGCAGACACCAACTACACCAACCTCTATCCATAAACCCATTCCTATGCAACAGCATGGGGATAAAGCAAAG gcATCTGAGAAGTCCCCTCAGGAGGAACCAGAGAACGACACTAAAAATGCTCAGAAAG ATAAGGGTCTGCTGGTTGAAGTACGTGTCAACAAGGAGTGGTACACAGGCAAAGTCATTGCTGTTGAGGCTAATAAACAGAGTGTTCGCTGGAAAGTGAAGTTTGACTATGTGCCTAGATCCACCCCTAAAGACAGATG gGTATTCAAGGGTAGTGAGGAAGTCCGGTTGATGCGGCCTCCATCTCCAAACTCTCAGACACCTGACACCCAACAGGAGACTGAGAAGGGGCCGGCACCCATGGAGCCCGACACTACTCAACCAGGAACCAGTCGAGAGGTGACCGACAGTCTCGTCACCATGTTGAG GACAATGTTGCGTTACTTTTTTCCTCCTGCTTTTCGGATCCCAAAGGACGATGTTAACAGCATGACGGCTGAAGAGTTGGTGGCCTTTCCTTTG AAAGAGTATTTCCAGCAGTATGAATCAGGACTCCAGTCTTTGTGTAACTCGTACCAGAGCAGAGCTGATGCTCGGGCCAAAGCTGTGGAAGACAAGAGC
- the zgc:158398 gene encoding LOW QUALITY PROTEIN: insulin-like growth factor-binding protein 3 receptor (The sequence of the model RefSeq protein was modified relative to this genomic sequence to represent the inferred CDS: inserted 1 base in 1 codon) produces MWSLMMGFWQPVTNLRDYVSQNPPGVTFFLCLLALAVSFICLSSYTYTHTLLPNPDTAEDWNQLLXLSQFQLCVKSNTSSSELALPAPPDLLDRDTSVNSTKTPSLITLRVKVPLTVTTNSNSGSLIDLGLLTAMRASQLQLGGNEIVNVTLEFLSGNDTYTCLTISAPAHLLPMSLVPPECPVFEKNISPIHVEAGNRLPTASQTCYRLHSTNDPTLTVMLTQEEQSVAVRHLLQASVCLLGVCFILCVAASMTHSPMRRYHWNGMDPQNEPLIDT; encoded by the exons ATGTGGAGTCTGATGATGGGTTTCTGGCAGCCGGTGACCAACCTTAGAGATTATGTGTCCCAGAATCCTCCAGGGGTTACATTTTTCCTGTGTCTGTTGGCTCTAGCTGTCTCCTTTATCTGCCTCAGCTcttacacctacacacacacactactgccTAACCCTGACACAGCAGAG gaCTGGAACCAACTAC CACTTTCTCAGTTCCAGTTGTGTGTGAAATCCAACACAAGTTCATCTGAGCTTGCATTGCCAGCCCCCCCTGATCTGCTGGATAGAGACACTTCAGTTAACTCTACAAAGACTCCCTCTCTCATCACTCTGCGTGTCAAGGTTCCTCTGACTGTGACTACTAACTCAAACAGTGGCTCTCTGATAGACCTCGGTTTACTCACTGCCATGAGAGCCAGTCAGTTACAACTTGGAG GCAATGAGATTGTTAATGTGACTCTAGAGTTTTTGTCTGGAAATGACACCTACACCTGTCTCACCATAAGTGCTCCAGCGCACCTCCTGCCCATGAGTCT AGTTCCTCCAGAGTGCCCTGtgtttgagaaaaacatttcaccCATCCATGTGGAAGCGGGTAACCGGCTGCCTACAGCATCACAAACCTGCTACCGTCTACACTCAACGAATGACCCCACACTCACTGTCATGTTAACTCAG GAGGAGCAGAGTGTGGCAGTGCGACATCTGTTGCAAGCCAGTGTGTGTCTCCTTGGAGTTTGCTTCATACTCTGTGTAGCTGCTAGTATGACACATTCACCAATGCGCCGCTACCATTGGAATGGAATGGATCCGCAAAat GAGCCCTTGATTGACACCTGA